One region of uncultured Methanolobus sp. genomic DNA includes:
- a CDS encoding TldD/PmbA family protein gives MHSVDFFDTRIIEGTTTSIVLDNDKIEQISVNFTKGAAVRALKGGSWGFTSADGDFDIEKAIRAASELAVSMDDKSPKEKVKMQDIANPVVSNVPKVKKNPLDISLEEKVNNLEEFGKHAKKEGISSTSAAYSESSYKVRYTDSTGVEGEYDIVRTGFAISAVASRDGMYQAGRESRFGVTGYEIFDKYNAAELAEEAANNALQLLDAKPAKGGNMPVILDPELAGVFAHEAVGHASEADLVLEGSSVLEDRIGQSIASPLVTIVDDPTMHEYGYFPFDDEGSQTEKTTVIEDGILKSYLHSRETAAKLGGTPGHCRAQGHSKPIVRMSNTYIDNGSSKFEEMLEEIGNGMYLIGSRGGQVNTGEGVFQFNAEKGYLIEDGKLTTLLRDVSLSGKILEILNNVKMVGNDLKMNSGRCGKGGQLVPVTDGSPHLMISEAMVGGA, from the coding sequence ATGCATAGTGTAGACTTTTTTGATACGAGAATAATTGAGGGGACTACAACGTCTATTGTCCTTGATAATGACAAAATAGAACAGATATCTGTCAATTTTACTAAAGGAGCAGCCGTTAGAGCCTTGAAAGGAGGTTCCTGGGGATTCACATCCGCAGACGGGGATTTCGATATTGAAAAAGCAATACGTGCAGCATCAGAACTTGCAGTTAGCATGGATGACAAGTCACCCAAAGAAAAGGTAAAGATGCAGGATATAGCAAATCCAGTGGTTTCAAATGTCCCAAAAGTGAAGAAAAATCCACTTGATATTTCTCTTGAAGAAAAAGTAAACAACCTGGAGGAATTCGGCAAACACGCTAAAAAGGAAGGAATAAGCAGTACCAGTGCAGCGTACAGTGAATCATCATATAAAGTGAGATACACAGATTCCACAGGTGTGGAAGGCGAATATGACATTGTACGTACCGGATTTGCCATCAGTGCTGTAGCTTCAAGAGATGGAATGTATCAGGCAGGAAGAGAAAGCCGTTTTGGTGTTACAGGCTATGAGATATTTGACAAATATAATGCTGCAGAACTTGCAGAAGAAGCTGCAAACAACGCATTACAACTCCTTGATGCAAAACCTGCCAAAGGTGGAAATATGCCTGTGATACTTGATCCGGAACTTGCAGGAGTGTTCGCACATGAAGCAGTTGGACATGCATCCGAAGCAGACCTTGTACTTGAAGGAAGCTCGGTTCTTGAGGACCGCATAGGTCAATCAATTGCATCCCCTCTTGTCACAATAGTTGATGATCCTACCATGCATGAATACGGATATTTCCCATTTGATGATGAAGGTTCACAGACAGAAAAAACAACTGTCATAGAGGATGGTATTCTTAAGTCCTACCTCCATTCCAGAGAAACCGCAGCAAAGCTGGGAGGAACTCCCGGACACTGCCGTGCTCAGGGACATTCCAAACCAATAGTCCGTATGAGTAACACATACATCGACAACGGCAGTTCAAAATTCGAGGAAATGCTTGAGGAAATCGGAAATGGAATGTATCTAATCGGTTCCAGAGGCGGACAGGTTAACACAGGAGAAGGTGTGTTCCAGTTCAATGCTGAAAAAGGATACCTTATTGAAGATGGAAAGCTCACGACACTTCTCAGGGATGTTTCACTTTCCGGAAAGATCCTTGAGATTCTCAATAATGTCAAAATGGTTGGTAACGACTTGAAAATGAACTCCGGAAGATGTGGAAAAGGTGGTCAGCTTGTGCCTGTTACCGATGGTTCTCCGCACCTGATGATATCCGAAGCAATGGTTGGAGGTGCATAA
- a CDS encoding ISH3 family transposase, producing MSFLKFNSSTPSKVELRPKQCINAVLKPLTDNIAININGSLTCKDLFYAAICMAVEKSSVHSMSKHYQDVPCETSTRYHLNKLDLEELIRLNAKILLQGPISTLKTEKKYEFAIDFTNDPYYGETDSSNENYVIRGQAKKSTNSFYSYISLSIINKNERFTISVLPVERSETKINYLAYFVDLIGNLDLKIKVLCLDREFSSVDVFEFLQNKDIPHITPVVKKGNVIKRLLIGRKARDSQYVMKNPQKKEVRLNIVIDVKYMKGKRNKKGCENLGFVVYGLNWKPRKISTVYRRRFAIESSYRMRNIVKPRTSTRNVTFRYFFTLVSFLLRNTWLLIQKKHFTIVKRGPQTIDEDRFRFDRFILFVEEWFRRNLRVQLVVRCLR from the coding sequence ATGTCGTTTCTAAAATTCAATTCCAGCACCCCTTCTAAAGTCGAGTTAAGACCAAAACAATGTATCAATGCTGTTCTAAAACCTCTTACTGATAATATCGCCATTAATATCAATGGTTCTCTTACCTGTAAAGACCTATTTTATGCTGCTATATGTATGGCAGTAGAAAAAAGTTCAGTTCATTCCATGTCGAAACACTATCAAGACGTTCCTTGTGAAACATCTACAAGATATCATCTCAATAAATTGGATCTTGAAGAACTAATCCGGTTAAATGCAAAGATTCTACTTCAAGGTCCTATTAGTACTCTAAAAACTGAGAAAAAGTATGAGTTTGCTATTGACTTTACAAATGACCCTTACTATGGAGAAACTGATTCATCCAATGAAAACTACGTCATACGTGGACAGGCAAAAAAATCTACAAACTCTTTCTATTCATATATTTCATTGTCCATCATAAACAAGAATGAGAGGTTCACTATATCCGTTCTTCCAGTAGAAAGAAGTGAAACAAAGATCAATTACCTCGCTTATTTCGTTGATCTGATAGGGAACCTTGATCTTAAGATCAAGGTTCTTTGTTTGGACAGAGAGTTTAGCTCTGTTGATGTGTTTGAGTTCTTACAGAACAAAGACATTCCTCATATTACTCCTGTAGTTAAAAAAGGAAACGTGATCAAACGACTACTTATTGGTAGAAAGGCAAGGGATTCGCAATATGTTATGAAGAATCCTCAGAAGAAAGAGGTTCGGCTAAATATCGTTATTGATGTCAAGTACATGAAAGGTAAAAGGAATAAAAAAGGATGCGAAAACCTTGGTTTTGTTGTTTATGGGCTCAACTGGAAGCCCCGGAAGATTAGCACGGTCTATAGAAGAAGGTTTGCAATCGAATCGTCTTACAGGATGAGGAATATAGTCAAACCCAGAACATCGACAAGGAACGTTACTTTCAGGTACTTTTTTACATTGGTATCGTTCCTGCTTAGAAATACATGGCTCCTAATTCAGAAAAAGCATTTTACGATTGTAAAACGAGGTCCTCAAACAATTGATGAGGATAGGTTCAGGTTTGACAGATTTATCCTGTTTGTTGAGGAATGGTTTAGAAGAAACTTAAGGGTTCAATTGGTAGTGCGGTGTTTGAGGTAG
- the lonB gene encoding ATP-dependent protease LonB: MEKETTDSSEEIELYEDNFETTDSIDVPELLIDQIIGQEHAVEVVKKAASQRRHVMMIGSPGTGKSLLSKAMAELLPKEELQDILAYPNPEDNNNPKIRSVPAGKGREIVMAHKLEAQKKAQSRNMLMMILVFGIIIYSFYVGQLLWGIIAAIMILLLTRQFMPKEEMMIPKLIVSNYQKEHAPFLDATGTHAGALLGDVRHDPFQSGGLETPAHDRVESGDIHKSHKGVLFIDEINTLSLESQQSLLTALQENEYPITGQSERSSGALVKTEPVPCDFIMVAAGNLDAMEKMHPALRSRIKGYGYELFMRESMEDNPENRKTLVRFVAQEVMRDGHIPPFDQTAVDEVIREAQRRAGRKGHLTLKLRDLGGLVRVAGDIAQSEDAPFATAKHVLAAKKMARSIEQQLADNYLERKNDYQLFKKMGSAVGRVNGLAVMGGDSGIVLPIMAGVAPSLSNSEGKVIATGMLKDIAKEAVQNVSAVIKNITGKDISTHDIHIQFIGTYEGVEGDSASISIATAVISALENIPIDQSVAMTGSLSVRGDVLPIGGATYKIEAAARAGIKKVIIPKSNEDDVLIEEAYKDKIEIVPVTNIIEVIEHSLVGPEKNSILEKLRSLSSLKTGTEMPEVVPV; this comes from the coding sequence ATGGAAAAAGAGACTACTGATTCTAGTGAAGAGATTGAGCTGTACGAAGACAATTTCGAAACCACAGACTCCATAGATGTTCCGGAACTCTTAATTGACCAGATAATCGGTCAGGAACATGCGGTGGAGGTGGTAAAAAAAGCAGCAAGCCAGCGAAGGCATGTCATGATGATAGGAAGCCCGGGTACGGGAAAATCCCTGCTTTCAAAGGCAATGGCTGAGTTACTTCCAAAAGAAGAACTACAGGATATACTCGCATACCCAAATCCTGAAGATAACAATAATCCGAAAATACGTTCTGTTCCAGCCGGGAAAGGCAGGGAGATCGTAATGGCACACAAGCTGGAAGCACAGAAAAAGGCCCAGTCACGTAATATGCTGATGATGATACTGGTATTCGGTATCATAATCTACTCGTTCTACGTCGGCCAGCTCCTGTGGGGTATCATTGCAGCGATAATGATATTGCTCCTCACACGCCAGTTCATGCCAAAAGAAGAAATGATGATCCCAAAGCTCATTGTTTCAAACTACCAGAAGGAGCACGCACCATTCCTTGATGCAACAGGAACACACGCAGGTGCACTTCTTGGTGATGTCAGGCACGACCCATTCCAGTCAGGCGGTCTTGAAACACCTGCCCATGACAGGGTCGAGAGCGGTGACATTCATAAATCACACAAGGGTGTACTGTTCATTGATGAGATCAATACCCTCAGCCTTGAATCACAGCAGAGCCTGCTTACAGCCCTTCAGGAAAATGAGTACCCTATTACAGGACAGTCCGAAAGGAGTTCAGGTGCCCTTGTCAAGACAGAACCTGTACCATGTGACTTTATCATGGTGGCAGCAGGTAACCTTGACGCAATGGAAAAGATGCATCCGGCACTCAGATCACGTATAAAGGGATACGGATACGAGCTTTTCATGAGAGAATCCATGGAAGACAATCCTGAAAACCGCAAGACCCTTGTCAGGTTCGTGGCACAGGAAGTCATGAGAGACGGCCATATACCACCATTTGACCAGACTGCTGTTGATGAAGTTATCCGTGAAGCTCAGAGAAGGGCAGGCAGAAAGGGACATCTCACACTGAAACTCCGTGACCTTGGAGGTCTTGTAAGAGTTGCAGGTGACATTGCCCAATCAGAAGATGCACCCTTTGCTACTGCAAAGCATGTACTCGCTGCAAAGAAGATGGCAAGATCAATTGAACAGCAACTTGCTGATAATTACCTTGAACGCAAGAACGACTACCAGCTTTTCAAGAAAATGGGAAGTGCAGTAGGAAGAGTAAATGGTCTTGCAGTCATGGGAGGAGATTCAGGAATTGTTCTGCCAATTATGGCAGGAGTGGCTCCATCACTCTCTAACTCAGAAGGTAAGGTAATTGCAACCGGAATGCTCAAGGATATTGCAAAGGAAGCAGTACAGAACGTTTCCGCTGTAATCAAGAATATAACAGGCAAAGATATAAGCACACATGATATCCACATCCAGTTCATCGGAACTTATGAAGGAGTGGAAGGAGACAGTGCATCCATATCCATTGCTACTGCGGTGATATCAGCCCTTGAAAATATACCAATTGATCAGTCTGTGGCTATGACAGGTTCACTATCTGTCAGAGGAGACGTACTTCCTATCGGTGGTGCAACCTATAAGATAGAAGCTGCAGCCAGAGCAGGTATAAAGAAAGTAATTATTCCAAAATCCAATGAGGATGATGTGCTTATCGAGGAGGCATATAAGGACAAGATCGAAATAGTTCCGGTAACCAATATTATTGAAGTTATCGAGCACAGTCTTGTAGGTCCTGAAAAGAACAGTATTCTTGAGAAACTCAGGAGTCTCAGCAGCCTTAAGACCGGCACGGAAATGCCTGAAGTTGTCCCTGTGTGA